In the bacterium genome, one interval contains:
- a CDS encoding formyltransferase family protein, whose translation MALKPLFDPNQGPMRVVGLLSGSGSNIRKIIEHQLRLESELGRSPFMVVALFSDRATSQAVRIGKEHDLPVITRDLEGFCAKRGVSRKDLKAREEFDAETVRALSPFGAHVAAFAGYMSIATRPLIQAFLGVNVHPADLSIENSTGQRRFTGEHAVREALLAGEKWIRSSTHLVEPVVDGGRILMISEPLEVVLEEKWDLSRKEDLEMAESFNQQRLKEKGDWVVFPKTLEDLALGRFAVDEDGLFHYDGIPIPKGYRLG comes from the coding sequence ATGGCTTTAAAACCTCTCTTTGATCCCAACCAGGGTCCCATGCGGGTGGTAGGGCTCCTTTCAGGCTCGGGCTCCAACATCAGAAAGATAATAGAACACCAGCTTCGGCTGGAGTCAGAGCTGGGCCGAAGCCCCTTCATGGTGGTGGCCCTCTTCAGCGACAGGGCCACAAGCCAGGCGGTTCGAATAGGCAAGGAACATGACCTTCCTGTGATCACGAGGGATCTTGAAGGTTTCTGTGCCAAAAGGGGTGTGTCCCGAAAAGACCTGAAGGCCAGGGAGGAGTTCGACGCTGAGACCGTGCGGGCACTGTCTCCTTTTGGGGCACATGTAGCGGCTTTTGCCGGTTACATGAGTATAGCCACCAGGCCCCTCATACAGGCTTTCCTGGGGGTCAATGTGCATCCTGCGGACCTCTCCATAGAGAACTCCACAGGCCAGCGCCGTTTTACAGGAGAACATGCAGTCAGGGAAGCCCTCCTGGCTGGAGAGAAGTGGATCCGCTCTTCCACTCACCTGGTGGAGCCGGTGGTGGATGGAGGCAGGATTCTTATGATATCCGAGCCATTGGAGGTGGTGCTGGAGGAGAAATGGGATCTGAGTCGGAAAGAAGATCTCGAAATGGCAGAGAGTTTCAATCAGCAAAGGCTTAAGGAGAAAGGGGACTGGGTGGTTTTTCCCAAGACCCTGGAAGACTTGGCTTTGGGAAGGTTCGCCGTGGATGAAGACGGGCTGTTTCATTATGATGGCATTCCGATACCCAAGGGGTACAGGCTTGGTTAG
- a CDS encoding NUDIX hydrolase: MNKAKVHKIRQIHTGKVFRLVQEELTLPNGFTTCLELIRHPGAAALVPLLDDHRVLLIRQYRHAVGQFIWEIPAGTRSAGEDPLECAKRELIEETGYEASELILLGEMVPVPGYSDERIHIYLARGLSPVPQRLEQDEVLEVHPLQMHKAFHMVKKGQIQDAKTIVGLTLALSHLGTGVVG, from the coding sequence ATGAACAAAGCCAAAGTTCACAAGATACGCCAGATACACACTGGAAAGGTATTTAGACTCGTGCAGGAAGAGCTGACTCTTCCCAATGGCTTCACCACCTGCCTGGAGCTGATCCGCCATCCTGGAGCAGCGGCCCTTGTCCCCTTGCTGGATGATCACAGGGTGCTCCTCATAAGGCAGTACAGGCATGCGGTGGGCCAGTTCATCTGGGAGATTCCTGCTGGGACCCGCTCTGCAGGGGAAGACCCGCTTGAGTGTGCCAAGAGGGAACTAATTGAAGAGACGGGCTATGAGGCCTCGGAGCTGATCCTCCTTGGGGAAATGGTGCCAGTGCCTGGTTACTCGGACGAGCGCATCCACATATACCTGGCCAGGGGGCTAAGCCCGGTGCCCCAGAGGCTGGAGCAGGACGAGGTGCTGGAGGTTCATCCATTACAAATGCACAAGGCCTTCCATATGGTGAAAAAAGGTCAGATCCAAGACGCCAAGACCATAGTGGGACTTACCCTGGCGCTTTCCCATTTGGGGACCGGAGTTGTCGGCTGA
- the gltX gene encoding glutamate--tRNA ligase, translating to MQEVRVRFPPSPTGYLHIGGARTALFNWLFARKHGGVLVLRIEDTDVERSSPEAVQEILDGLRWMGLDWDEGPYFQTQYVQEHREVARKLLESGLAYRCFCTKETLEAKRLEAMRLHLSYQYDGTCRNIPPEEAQKRESRGEPFVVRFRVPREQGSVVWQDAVFGVEEKAFKDIEDFVILRSNGTPIYLLSNMVDDHRDNITHVIRGQDHRANTPKQVMLYQALGWEVPLFAHISLTLDPKRRKISKRVHGEVVTVRYYREKGFLPWAFCNFIALLGWSPGDDREILSREELLEAFSLERLSRSNSVFNYDPDDPKLIADPKALNINAHYIRNMPLEELLPYVEEELKLKGLWDPSYLKERRDWFKNTVELIRARYFTLEDFSTQGRAYFSEDYPMDQRAWERNLKSDPRIAGWLEDLASRLESLSSFTTENTELLLREAAEEWFVKPGLIINAVRAAVTGQTVGPGLFDVLVSIGQPRVVARLRKVAAELRGEE from the coding sequence ATGCAGGAGGTAAGGGTTCGTTTTCCACCTTCTCCCACGGGCTACCTCCACATCGGGGGGGCCAGAACAGCTCTTTTTAACTGGCTTTTTGCGAGGAAGCACGGTGGGGTTCTGGTGCTTCGCATAGAGGATACAGATGTTGAGCGCTCCAGCCCTGAGGCGGTGCAGGAGATCTTGGATGGGCTCAGATGGATGGGCCTGGACTGGGATGAGGGCCCCTATTTCCAGACTCAATATGTTCAAGAGCACAGGGAGGTGGCCAGAAAATTGCTGGAGTCTGGCCTGGCCTACAGATGCTTCTGTACAAAGGAGACACTTGAGGCAAAAAGGCTTGAAGCCATGCGTCTTCACCTCTCTTACCAATACGACGGCACCTGCAGGAACATTCCCCCGGAGGAAGCACAGAAAAGGGAATCCAGGGGCGAGCCCTTTGTGGTGAGATTCAGGGTGCCCAGGGAGCAGGGAAGCGTGGTGTGGCAGGATGCGGTCTTCGGTGTCGAAGAGAAGGCGTTTAAAGACATAGAGGACTTCGTGATCCTGCGCTCCAACGGTACTCCCATCTATCTGCTCTCCAACATGGTGGACGATCACAGAGATAACATAACCCATGTGATAAGGGGTCAGGACCACAGGGCCAACACCCCTAAGCAGGTAATGCTTTACCAGGCTCTGGGATGGGAAGTGCCCCTTTTTGCCCACATATCGCTGACTCTGGACCCCAAGCGCAGGAAGATCTCCAAGCGTGTGCATGGAGAGGTTGTGACAGTCAGGTATTACAGGGAGAAGGGTTTTCTTCCCTGGGCCTTCTGCAATTTCATAGCCCTTCTGGGTTGGTCCCCAGGAGACGACAGAGAGATACTATCCCGTGAGGAGCTCCTGGAGGCCTTTTCCCTGGAGAGGCTTTCCCGGTCTAACTCGGTTTTCAACTATGATCCCGATGACCCTAAACTCATAGCCGATCCCAAGGCGCTAAACATAAACGCCCATTACATCAGAAACATGCCACTGGAGGAGCTGCTCCCCTACGTGGAGGAAGAGCTCAAGCTAAAAGGCCTTTGGGATCCCTCCTATTTGAAGGAGCGCAGGGATTGGTTCAAGAACACCGTAGAGCTAATAAGGGCCAGGTACTTTACCCTGGAGGATTTCTCAACACAGGGAAGGGCTTATTTCTCAGAAGATTACCCCATGGACCAAAGGGCCTGGGAACGTAACCTCAAGTCTGATCCTAGAATTGCAGGCTGGCTGGAGGATCTGGCATCACGATTGGAGTCTTTGAGCTCTTTCACCACAGAGAACACCGAGCTGTTACTGCGAGAGGCGGCCGAGGAGTGGTTTGTGAAACCAGGTCTCATAATCAACGCTGTCAGGGCAGCAGTTACAGGGCAGACAGTGGGCCCAGGTCTCTTCGATGTGCTGGTGAGCATAGGTCAACCTAGAGTCGTGGCTCGCCTGAGGAAGGTGGCGGCCGAACTAAGAGGGGAGGAGTAG
- a CDS encoding MoaD/ThiS family protein, giving the protein MLVRVEFVGLPELRKQAGSRQICLELQEATLGTLLEELQHRYGFVAKKSLLAPQGGQVDQSIQILKNEHEWLSREDLETPLKNGDKITFMLMVAGG; this is encoded by the coding sequence ATGTTAGTAAGGGTTGAGTTCGTGGGCCTGCCAGAGCTGAGAAAGCAGGCGGGCTCAAGGCAGATATGCCTGGAGCTGCAAGAGGCCACTTTGGGAACACTCCTGGAGGAACTCCAGCACCGCTACGGATTTGTTGCTAAGAAAAGCCTTCTGGCCCCGCAGGGGGGACAAGTTGACCAAAGCATACAGATCCTCAAAAACGAGCATGAATGGCTCTCCAGAGAGGACTTGGAAACCCCTTTGAAAAACGGTGACAAGATCACCTTCATGCTCATGGTGGCCGGGGGCTAA
- a CDS encoding pyridoxal phosphate-dependent aminotransferase, giving the protein MGISEKVASYLEKGSWIRKMFEEGARLKAKLGEQNVYDFSLGNPPEEPPKEFVECVRSLLERPGIHRYMPNAGFQEVREAVAKTVAAESGLPVKAEQVVMTVGAGGALNVALKALLDPGEEVIIVAPFFVEYRFYVDNHGGSSVVVNSSKDFSLDLEAIERAINPRTKALVLNSPNNPTGVVYSEQQIKALGELLREKGKDLGRDIYLLSDEPYRRLLYDGVAFPHVFKYVDNAVIATSHSKDLALAGERIGYLVASPRCADLDRLMAAMVFANRTLGFVNAPALMQLAVASLQNVSIDVASYQRRRDRLYGLLTDLGFETVKPQGAFYLFPRSPIANDVSFVQEAQRRCILVAPGTGFGWPGHFRIAYSVPMEMIERSVPAWEALAKEFGLRPA; this is encoded by the coding sequence GTGGGAATTTCTGAAAAAGTGGCCTCTTATCTTGAGAAAGGTTCCTGGATCAGGAAGATGTTCGAGGAAGGCGCTAGGCTGAAGGCAAAATTGGGAGAGCAGAACGTGTACGATTTCTCTTTGGGGAACCCCCCAGAGGAGCCTCCGAAGGAATTCGTGGAGTGTGTCAGGTCCCTCCTGGAGAGGCCGGGAATTCATCGATACATGCCCAATGCCGGTTTCCAAGAGGTCAGGGAGGCTGTGGCCAAGACCGTGGCTGCGGAATCGGGGTTGCCCGTAAAGGCCGAGCAGGTGGTCATGACCGTGGGCGCAGGAGGGGCTCTCAATGTTGCCCTCAAGGCCCTCTTGGATCCAGGGGAAGAGGTCATCATAGTGGCCCCCTTCTTTGTGGAATATCGATTCTATGTAGACAATCATGGTGGGAGCAGCGTGGTGGTAAATAGCTCCAAGGACTTCTCCTTGGATCTTGAAGCCATAGAAAGGGCCATCAACCCTCGCACCAAGGCTCTTGTTCTCAACTCACCCAATAATCCCACAGGGGTGGTCTATTCAGAGCAACAAATAAAGGCGCTTGGAGAGCTTTTGAGGGAAAAAGGAAAGGATCTGGGAAGGGACATATATCTTCTTTCGGATGAACCCTATAGGAGGCTTCTTTACGACGGAGTGGCCTTTCCCCATGTCTTCAAGTATGTGGACAATGCAGTAATAGCCACTTCCCATTCCAAGGATCTGGCCCTGGCAGGGGAGCGCATAGGATATTTGGTGGCAAGTCCACGCTGTGCTGACCTGGACAGGCTGATGGCTGCCATGGTTTTTGCCAACAGAACCCTGGGATTTGTCAATGCCCCTGCCTTGATGCAATTGGCAGTGGCCTCTCTTCAGAATGTGAGCATAGATGTAGCATCTTATCAAAGAAGAAGAGACAGGCTGTACGGGTTGCTCACAGATCTGGGCTTCGAGACCGTGAAGCCCCAGGGAGCTTTTTATCTTTTTCCCCGCTCCCCCATAGCCAATGATGTCAGCTTTGTCCAGGAAGCCCAAAGGAGGTGTATCCTGGTGGCACCCGGCACTGGATTTGGTTGGCCGGGGCATTTCAGAATTGCTTACAGCGTTCCCATGGAGATGATAGAGCGATCCGTGCCAGCCTGGGAGGCCTTGGCCAAAGAGTTTGGGCTGAGGCCGGCCTGA
- a CDS encoding C-GCAxxG-C-C family protein: MLASFGRNLGLDQQTAFRLSRGLSAGMGFGGICGAVTGSFLVLGLWLGDAQEEKAARYRTYDLVRDFIRRFEQKRGTLQCRELLGGVDLGTPEGRAEAERKKLFSQVCPGYVEDAACILEEMMSAQRR; encoded by the coding sequence ATTCTGGCCAGTTTCGGCCGGAACTTGGGACTGGATCAGCAGACGGCCTTCAGACTCAGCCGCGGGCTTTCGGCTGGAATGGGGTTTGGGGGAATATGTGGGGCGGTCACTGGATCCTTTCTGGTCCTGGGGCTTTGGCTGGGGGATGCTCAGGAGGAGAAAGCAGCCAGATATCGCACCTACGACTTGGTAAGGGATTTTATCAGAAGATTTGAACAGAAAAGGGGAACCCTCCAGTGTAGAGAACTGCTGGGCGGAGTAGATCTGGGCACCCCAGAGGGCCGGGCCGAGGCCGAAAGAAAAAAGCTCTTTTCTCAGGTGTGCCCTGGTTATGTGGAAGACGCCGCTTGCATATTGGAAGAGATGATGTCGGCCCAGAGGAGATGA
- a CDS encoding FAD-dependent oxidoreductase: MRTIAIVGGGIAGHEAAWAAKRQDPDCRVLLFHEEAHPLYSACILADYVSGELPREKVFLLDPQEYHRAGIEFYARSAAIALDVSKRLLVLEGQEVRYDSLVLATGSRPVVPTIEGVGLRGVHTLKTLADADQLAMALPRRAVVVGAGPVGLECALALAARGCKVHLVELLPRVLPRLLDEPLAEMVKALLEQKGIHVLTGQKVMEVQGNQKVEAVRTSSGFLEADAVILVLGMRPEVKLASQASLGLGASGGLAVDSLMATQAEQVWACGDCVESLDLINGRTGLHMLWGNAVLQGRVAGANAAGGCRRFLGSLNVTTVRIGDKAVASVGMAAAELQSQGERLLFKKDVWGNAMGILIADGKLKGAQILGPVERIGGILRILLQGGSLSHHMRAAEARRLGPESSILWPLRGLEGELKSLGLGTLP; encoded by the coding sequence ATGCGTACCATAGCAATTGTGGGTGGAGGAATAGCAGGTCATGAAGCAGCCTGGGCTGCAAAAAGGCAGGATCCTGATTGCAGGGTTCTGCTTTTTCATGAGGAAGCGCACCCTCTTTACAGCGCATGCATTCTTGCAGATTACGTATCAGGAGAGCTTCCTAGGGAGAAGGTCTTCTTGTTAGATCCGCAAGAATATCACAGAGCAGGCATAGAGTTCTATGCCCGAAGCGCGGCCATTGCTTTGGATGTTTCCAAAAGGCTTCTGGTACTAGAAGGCCAGGAGGTGCGCTATGATTCCCTTGTGCTGGCCACTGGTAGCAGGCCTGTAGTGCCTACCATTGAGGGGGTAGGCCTAAGGGGAGTTCACACGCTCAAGACTCTGGCAGATGCCGATCAACTGGCCATGGCTTTGCCCAGAAGGGCAGTGGTGGTGGGGGCAGGGCCAGTGGGGCTGGAATGTGCTCTGGCTCTGGCAGCCAGGGGCTGCAAAGTACACCTGGTAGAGCTCTTGCCCAGGGTGCTTCCGCGTCTCTTGGATGAACCTTTGGCCGAGATGGTGAAGGCTCTGCTGGAACAGAAGGGAATCCATGTGCTTACAGGTCAAAAGGTGATGGAGGTACAGGGAAATCAAAAGGTAGAGGCTGTAAGGACTTCTTCGGGTTTCCTGGAGGCTGATGCAGTCATTTTGGTTCTGGGCATGAGGCCTGAGGTGAAGCTTGCCTCCCAGGCCTCCTTGGGGCTTGGGGCCTCGGGAGGGCTCGCGGTGGACTCCTTGATGGCCACCCAAGCAGAGCAGGTTTGGGCCTGCGGGGACTGCGTAGAGTCCTTGGACCTGATAAACGGCCGAACAGGGCTTCACATGCTGTGGGGGAATGCAGTGCTTCAGGGTAGGGTGGCTGGGGCCAATGCAGCCGGAGGCTGCAGGAGGTTCCTTGGGTCCCTCAATGTGACCACTGTGCGCATAGGGGACAAGGCCGTGGCCTCAGTGGGTATGGCAGCAGCTGAGCTACAGTCCCAAGGGGAGAGGCTTCTTTTCAAAAAGGATGTCTGGGGCAATGCCATGGGGATCTTGATCGCAGATGGGAAGCTAAAAGGTGCACAGATCCTGGGACCTGTGGAGAGGATCGGAGGGATTTTGCGCATCTTGCTGCAAGGGGGCAGCCTCAGTCATCATATGAGGGCGGCAGAGGCCAGAAGGCTGGGGCCTGAGAGCAGCATTTTGTGGCCGCTGAGAGGCCTGGAAGGGGAATTGAAGAGCCTTGGACTGGGCACTTTACCGTGA